One Dehalococcoidia bacterium genomic region harbors:
- a CDS encoding transcription elongation factor GreA gives MNVEDAIGHYLQGSAQKLDAYAHQELNRFARSIGSEKLVAELTPPQVATYAENVVSSGGDIHGRLGPIKEFLAYLNKKGLSTHSLSAHVKIPRASVRASARVSHDTIEMSLSGINTLKDELDGLKSQRESIAAQIQLARADGDISENSPLDAARELQGQTEARIRELEDTLSRAVPIDTRGLKGRSGARVGATVVLQDLDTNKKVTFHLVDSVEADPSTGKISLGSPMGGAIAGRIEGDEIEVSAPRGIRHFRIGSVKF, from the coding sequence TTGAACGTTGAAGATGCAATAGGTCACTATCTGCAAGGTAGTGCACAAAAACTTGACGCGTATGCACATCAAGAACTAAATAGGTTTGCACGGTCAATAGGTTCAGAAAAGCTAGTTGCGGAACTAACCCCACCTCAGGTTGCTACGTATGCAGAAAACGTAGTTTCCTCAGGAGGCGATATTCATGGCAGGCTTGGACCAATCAAAGAGTTCTTGGCCTATTTGAACAAGAAAGGTTTGTCTACTCATAGCCTTTCTGCTCACGTGAAAATCCCTCGAGCAAGTGTTCGTGCTTCTGCCAGAGTCTCACACGATACTATTGAAATGAGCTTAAGCGGGATTAATACCCTAAAGGATGAACTTGATGGCCTTAAAAGCCAAAGAGAGTCGATAGCTGCCCAAATACAGCTTGCTCGTGCAGATGGAGATATTTCTGAGAATTCACCACTGGATGCTGCGCGTGAACTGCAGGGTCAAACGGAAGCTAGAATTAGGGAACTTGAGGATACTCTTTCACGTGCGGTTCCCATTGATACACGAGGACTGAAAGGCCGTTCCGGCGCTCGAGTTGGCGCGACTGTAGTGCTTCAGGATTTAGACACAAACAAAAAAGTAACATTTCACCTGGTAGATTCAGTTGAAGCAGATCCATCTACAGGCAAAATATCACTGGGCTCACCTATGGGCGGTGCTATCGCAGGAAGAATAGAAGGTGATGAGATTGAAGTCTCTGCCCCAAGAGGGATTCGTCATTTTCGGATTGGTTCGGTTAAGTTCTGA
- a CDS encoding dihydroorotate dehydrogenase 2, with the protein MHTGEKLLKFRPVWRALAPAAEEISLPAQMGDISLRNPIGLAAGLDKKCEYLSSLADFGFGYVVGGTVTYNPRPGNSKPRVIRNKHSRSLINALGFPGDGLTNAITRLSELQHRPSKVLVSIAALDDEEAVKCLEGLEPLVDAVELNISSPNTLGIRKYHDLEALEILLGKLNQSRNKPIYVKLPPFVDGQGAELILSLAQVCKDSGISGFTVANTIPVEDSRLAVGRGGLSGREIFPNLLKMIPIVRSEVGDKMVINACGGISSGLDAHAALQAGADTVQLYTALVFEGPKLVSDICNDMRKQGLN; encoded by the coding sequence ATGCATACGGGCGAGAAACTCCTTAAATTTAGACCTGTATGGCGCGCGCTTGCCCCCGCCGCAGAGGAAATATCATTACCAGCGCAGATGGGTGATATCAGCCTTCGTAACCCAATCGGCTTAGCAGCAGGGTTAGATAAGAAATGCGAATACCTTTCGAGCTTGGCTGATTTTGGATTTGGGTATGTTGTTGGAGGTACTGTTACCTATAACCCTCGACCCGGCAATTCAAAGCCTCGCGTTATTAGAAATAAGCATTCTAGATCATTGATAAATGCTCTCGGTTTTCCAGGAGATGGCCTCACTAATGCTATTACTAGATTGTCGGAATTACAGCACAGACCGAGCAAAGTACTTGTGAGTATTGCTGCACTAGACGATGAAGAAGCGGTGAAGTGCTTAGAAGGACTTGAGCCATTAGTCGATGCGGTCGAGTTGAATATTAGTTCGCCTAATACACTAGGTATACGTAAGTACCATGATTTAGAGGCTTTGGAGATTCTTTTGGGGAAATTGAATCAAAGCCGTAATAAACCCATATATGTTAAGTTGCCACCATTTGTAGATGGCCAAGGGGCAGAATTAATTTTAAGCCTTGCTCAAGTTTGTAAAGACTCTGGTATATCAGGATTTACAGTAGCAAATACCATACCTGTAGAAGATAGTAGACTAGCAGTCGGACGCGGGGGCTTAAGTGGTAGAGAAATTTTCCCTAATCTTTTAAAAATGATTCCGATTGTTCGTTCTGAAGTGGGCGATAAGATGGTAATCAATGCATGTGGAGGGATTTCATCCGGCTTAGACGCACATGCCGCCTTGCAAGCAGGTGCAGATACGGTCCAGCTGTATACAGCACTAGTATTTGAAGGACCTAAATTGGTATCAGATATATGCAATGACATGCGAAAGCAAGGCTTGAATTAA
- a CDS encoding alpha/beta hydrolase has product MLTKKNFVIVGSVTLALVICYSVFSVVTVNLALTARASEIGLYPDQFGLSYEDIEFSPRGDESITLRGWWIPASDDFQPEVSKGTVIGVHGLDGNRENLLEMAPSYIGEGFSFLIFDLRGHGMSDKAPMGAGLKEIQDLQGAIDFVVLNHNPGPGGIFLHGLSYGAAIVLLTGHNEVSVGGVFSDSSFASLTDLVVQEVADRTYLPLWGASLFRPGLIRAAKVMKGLDLDKVLPAEAAGEYTYPIALVHCKSDQRIKITHLAQIRAQVQEPPWLVAYLNCDHSNARFDHAEHYNATALSYFNSRIEGDLE; this is encoded by the coding sequence ATGCTAACAAAAAAGAACTTTGTCATTGTAGGTTCCGTCACGCTCGCGCTTGTGATTTGCTATTCCGTATTCTCAGTAGTGACAGTCAATTTGGCTTTAACCGCTCGTGCTTCAGAAATTGGGCTATACCCTGATCAATTTGGTTTAAGTTACGAAGATATTGAATTCTCACCCAGGGGCGACGAATCTATTACGCTGCGGGGCTGGTGGATACCGGCATCGGATGATTTCCAGCCTGAGGTATCGAAAGGGACAGTAATTGGAGTTCATGGGTTAGATGGGAATAGGGAAAATTTATTGGAAATGGCTCCATCGTATATAGGTGAAGGGTTTTCTTTTCTAATTTTTGACCTTAGGGGTCATGGCATGTCAGATAAGGCGCCTATGGGAGCAGGGCTAAAGGAAATTCAAGATCTCCAAGGAGCTATAGATTTTGTGGTTTTAAATCATAACCCTGGCCCAGGGGGAATTTTCCTGCATGGTCTTTCTTATGGAGCGGCAATAGTCTTACTTACCGGACATAATGAAGTATCAGTAGGTGGCGTTTTTTCAGATTCATCATTTGCCTCGTTGACGGACCTGGTCGTGCAAGAAGTTGCTGATCGAACTTACCTGCCACTCTGGGGAGCTTCATTATTCCGACCAGGCCTTATTCGCGCAGCTAAAGTAATGAAGGGTTTGGATCTAGACAAAGTGCTGCCTGCAGAAGCAGCGGGGGAATATACTTACCCCATTGCTTTAGTTCACTGCAAATCTGATCAGCGAATAAAAATTACACACCTAGCACAAATTAGAGCACAAGTACAGGAACCTCCCTGGCTGGTGGCGTATCTGAATTGCGATCACTCCAATGCAAGATTTGATCATGCGGAACATTACAATGCTACAGCACTAAGTTATTTCAATAGCAGGATAGAAGGCGATTTAGAATAA